The window ACTGCTGTAGCCACTTTACCATACGTCTTGGAACCCATAACGGCAGGTTTGCTGGTGGATGACGTTAACCAACCATACTGTTTCTTACTACCTGCTCTTAAACCAGCAGTAACGTTCGAAGCTCTATGCAGAGTTTCTTCAGAATCCATCTTATTTTCtaaatcttctttctccagTCCCAAAGCAATTCTTTTCTTTACACGcctttcttcctccttcttctGAGCCACAGCTAATGTCCTTAACGCTGTAGCGACTTCGTTCCTTCTACCAGAGTTCACTCTTACTGCTTTCCTTCTATGTCGCGAGATAACCAAAGAGTTTGTTATTATATCTTTCATGTACATTTCACAAGCTGTTGACATCATTCGCAGAACCTCTGGgttctttgagaaattctgAGAGAAGCTTTGCATTTTACAAGCTTTCCTCATGAACATACCCAGCTGTTCTGGATGTAAAAATGGCGGATGATTTGGAGTTTCAGCGTTCGGAGCCtgattttgagattttgaagcattGACAGATGAACTTAATAAGGCCTCTTCCTCTCTAATATCAACACCTGCTGAGAATAAAACATCCTGCATCTTATTGGGGTCCGATTGAGATTTGCCGCCTTGTGCCTCCTTTTGTTGCATCTtagctttcttcttatcaTCACGCTTAGGGAGTGCCAATCCACTAGCACTGTTACTATTGTTCCTGTTCAAATCAGTCGATGGCGCCGATGTCTTTGGTAATGGGGGGTTATCACCCATCAAGTCATCGAAGGGTGTTGGAACGTCGGATGAAAAGTCCATTGGGTTTGAACGTGGCATGATCTCGCTAATAACGTTATCCTGAGGACTCAGGTCAAATGCTGGTTCGGACTCATTCAATGGTGTgtttgactttgattttttccttAATTGTTCAGAATTATCTCCTGCCTCTCGCTTCACTGGTGAAGACATCGTTATTACACCGATATCGGATGTGAATAATCAACTTTCGGACTTAGGATAGCTTCTGCTCGTAACAGACACTCAAGAGCTTAAAAGATGTGTCCTTTGTCTTCATCGAATTGTTTGTCAACTTGGCGAACTCTATCGCGGTCACCCTGCCGCGCGATCAAGTAAGACCATTACATACATGACGATGGTAGCTTCGACATTCAATCTTACCTGCATGCTCTCAGTAGTGCTATTATGTTGCAAGTGTCCTTTGTAAAGATAGCTTGCGAAGGGGGAGTCACGAGACCACGGAAACATGTGTATTCCTTCAAGCACTTCAATTGCAGATCCAACAATGGGATATATTGTTCATCTTGGCACTGAGGAGACTTACCCACGTTCGCTCAAGGTGTAGGACGTGAGCTGTTATTGTTCAAACTTGTATGATTTTCTTCCCAGAAGTCCCCGCTAAAGCTGGGCGGCTAAATGTTCTCGACGTCAACAAATCTGAAGTGATTCAAGTATGCAATATGACCACTCGTATTATGCCAAAATATCTCTTAAACCCACATTACCTCTATTGCTCCTTGCATTGAGTGTTTTCCAAGACGGAACAACTCACGAGTTCTTGTGCAAGTGATTTCCTCGAATATTCCTTCCATATCTTACCATCTCACATCCGCTCCGAAATCGAAAAGGAAAGTGAAATAGGTAAATGGATTACTGAAATGATTCAGAGGTCGTTGACGAGGTGCTAAGTTGTGGTTATGATGAG of the Torulaspora delbrueckii CBS 1146 chromosome 7, complete genome genome contains:
- the TAF4 gene encoding Taf4p (similar to Saccharomyces cerevisiae TAF4 (YMR005W); ancestral locus Anc_6.40), coding for MSSPVKREAGDNSEQLRKKSKSNTPLNESEPAFDLSPQDNVISEIMPRSNPMDFSSDVPTPFDDLMGDNPPLPKTSAPSTDLNRNNSNSASGLALPKRDDKKKAKMQQKEAQGGKSQSDPNKMQDVLFSAGVDIREEEALLSSSVNASKSQNQAPNAETPNHPPFLHPEQLGMFMRKACKMQSFSQNFSKNPEVLRMMSTACEMYMKDIITNSLVISRHRRKAVRVNSGRRNEVATALRTLAVAQKKEEERRVKKRIALGLEKEDLENKMDSEETLHRASNVTAGLRAGSKKQYGWLTSSTSKPAVMGSKTYGKVATAVAARGDSGLRFREAREEPGIVMRDLLYALENRRNGVRNVISKGYARIRD